A segment of the Lolium perenne isolate Kyuss_39 chromosome 3, Kyuss_2.0, whole genome shotgun sequence genome:
TCGACCTGCTCGGCCGCGGCAAGGCGTGCAGGGTGGTGGAGAGCCCCGCGCTGCTCGACGGCATGGACGAGCTCAcgcccaaggccaaggaagaggcGCGCAAGCTGCTCAGCTCCAAGCACCTCTTCTTCCGCGAGATGTGCACCTACCACAACCCCGGGCCCGCCGCGGCAGCCTCGCACGGCAACGACGACGGCGCGGCCTGCTTCCACCACCCGAGGCCGGCGTCAATCGCGCcctccgctgctgctgctgcatcgtCTGCCGCTCGCCAGGTGGTCCACTCCTCCATGCGCGCGGAggtggacgacgacgacgacagcgatgacatCCGCAGCAGCaacgaggttgaagaggatgacgacgacgatttgGACGACCGCGGCGGCCACATTGATGGCAGCAACCGCTTTCACCAACAACCCAGCAACGGGTACCACAAGCGCCGCCGTGATGAGAGCGCGGCGGGTGCGGGGGAAGACGAAGAAGAGGCCGACGGGAACAGGCGCGCTCGTAGGAGGACGCGGGTGGCCGAGGATGGGGCGTCCGCCCTGCAGCAGCTGCAGATCGAGCTTGCCGCCGTGATGGCGGCTGGCAGCGACCAGCAGCAGGTGCGACACTGGATGCGACGGCGCGCGGTGGAGCTGGAAGAGCAGCAGGTCATGTACGAGTCCTGCGAGTACCAGCTCAGGCGGCAGCGCCTCAAGTGGGAGCGCTTCCAAGCCAACAAGGAGCGGGACATGGAGCGCCAGCGCCTGCGGAACAGCCGCCTCCGCCTCGAGGGCCGCCGCATGATGATCATGCTCCGCCAGAAGGAGCTCGACTTGGACATGGCCGAGGCCAACTACTCCTCCTCCGTCGACCACCACACCGGCGCGCAGACCCCGCCGCTCGCCGCCTTCCACCAGCAGCTCGCATCCAGCCCCTCTACCACCGGCCACCCCAACTAGGAACCAAACACCCATGCAAACCTTTGCTTTATCTTTCCATTCCTACCAACCAGTACTATAGTAGCTGCTTTATCTTTCCATTCCTAGCAACCAGTCTTTCCATCCCTAGCAACCAGTCCTTTCCATTCCTAGCAACCAGTACTATAGCTGTCTCTCCTTTTAGTAATTTTAGTAAGTACTAGTAATATGATGATCAAAGTAGAATTATTCCAGTTCTAGGTCGAGCAGGTGCGTGTTTATGTCAGTCTGTGTGTGCCCGTGCAATGT
Coding sequences within it:
- the LOC127326925 gene encoding uncharacterized protein, which codes for MERGDGGAGMGQRGVMPSSAAAAMLGMEMHLSHQPQQQSQMHANSAFQQPDHHHVAGAGFQHHQPVPVRQHAPPSYSSSPSPYAAPSSMAVKAGGHKEDEMGNGNGAGAAQQQQQQAGTGACPWSRMKWTGAMVRLLITVVYNAGDDGEGVSAGGRTAASHGKAAAHGHGGHGQQAAAQQKKGKWKSVSRAMTDNGFIVSPQQCEDKFNDLNKRYKRVIDLLGRGKACRVVESPALLDGMDELTPKAKEEARKLLSSKHLFFREMCTYHNPGPAAAASHGNDDGAACFHHPRPASIAPSAAAAASSAARQVVHSSMRAEVDDDDDSDDIRSSNEVEEDDDDDLDDRGGHIDGSNRFHQQPSNGYHKRRRDESAAGAGEDEEEADGNRRARRRTRVAEDGASALQQLQIELAAVMAAGSDQQQVRHWMRRRAVELEEQQVMYESCEYQLRRQRLKWERFQANKERDMERQRLRNSRLRLEGRRMMIMLRQKELDLDMAEANYSSSVDHHTGAQTPPLAAFHQQLASSPSTTGHPN